tcactGACATGGattgaactagagggtattatgctaagtgaagtaagtcagtcagagaaaaaaataccatatgatttcactcatatgtggaatttaagaaacaaagcaaatgaacataggggaagggaaggaaaaataaaataacataaaaacatagagggaggcaaaccataagatacttttAACTATcaagaacaaattgagggttcaTGGAGGGGAGTTGGGTCGGGGCGGGGAGGCTAAATGGGTCTtggacattaaggagggtacttgtgatgagcactgagtgttacatgtatgtgatgaatcactaaattctactcctgaaaccaatacttgctatatgtcaactaacttgaatttatacttgatcttagccaaagaAGTGatcaactaacttgaatttaaataaaatcttggaagaaaagaaaagaaaaaaaaatccattgcatttcaTAAGAACTCCACCTAGTGTCTCTAAGATGTTTTAGCTCTTGACCAATTCCTGTGATTTGTATCACACCATGATTCTTGCCTGTCAAGGACACAAGATCACCTAAGTTTGCACCGAAAATGCTTGTTCCTAAAAACCACAGGTGATGAAAAAAAGTCAATGTCAACTCCTGGAGTTCTCTGAGCTCTAGATTAAGTTGGCCCCTTTTCCCCACAAAAGAGCTGAATTTTCCCTTTAGGAACATTCATCACTGTTGTGTTTGATGCCTGTCCTATTGGTTAGTTACcaagctctctgagggcagaggctgtatctctctctttcactggTGGATCTTTGATGCTGAGTGTAGTGACTGGCCTACAGCTGATGCCCAACAAGTGGTTTTTCAATAAAGAAGCATGGGGATGAATGAGTGAGAAAGAATTCCAGAACAGAAAGCAGGTGATGGCTCAAGCCAAATCTCAGTCTTGTGTAATGGAAGACAGGGAAACAGATAAGAACTGGGCTGGCAGAAGGCCCAGGGTTCCCTGATGGTACCCTTTCCCTCaggctgccctcctccctctgccatATTCTCATGCCCAGCTCCACTGGGAAAGTGAGGGTGGTGGTGCAAATAGAGCTAAGTTTCCTTCCACTCCCTCCTCTCCTGAGCCACATCACTTAGTCTGGCATTCCACAAGGGCTTATTTTCATCCTTTGTAATTGTCTCTTTTCATGATAGTATCTCCATGGGAGGATGGAATGAGTGGGTGTGAGCTCTTAATAATATAAAGGTAGTGTTGCTTCCAACCTAGCTCTGAGGGTAAATCAGAACCTAGTACCCTGGGGACCCCATTCCGCAGGCAGGAGTGTGTTCCTCAAAACATGGTTGCTTGCCCCAGCCTCTCACCAGCTCCCCATCTGAATCCCAATTCCCTGTTTTCAATTCCACAGAATATTTGAATGAACTCATAGTATGGCAATTGTTCAAAGGAGAGCAAGAGGCAAACGGGAAGAAGGAACTAACATCCTCTTAGTTGTATTTTGTGCCAAAGGAGAAGTATGTTATTCTACGGTCTTCCATTTACTCTGACCAAAATAATGTTATGTTTAAGATCACAGTATAATTTAAGTTCATGATTATTAGAAACTTAACACCATCTTAATTGTGatgattttctttgaaaatgtctagtataataaaaagttctttttgaTTCATGACAGTGGTTTTCCTTGGGAAGctataacatattttattatattattacagaAAGATTCAATATGAATTTAtcacaaatattaatttaatttaaaccaaatggaaaataaaattcagtttacATGAATTCACCATATACAAACCTCAAGGATTACCAAAGCTATTCATTAAGTAAAATGCATACAGCTCCATCGACCTCATCATTATCAACTAATTTAACAAAATCTTCATCGATTATCAATATAACACGTAGAATTAGATTCAGCCTCATACATCCCACAGATAGCTGCAAACAAATGTCCTTTGTGTTTTCCATTAGCCCCACAGATGAAGGTCACATTTTTACATCATCTTGCTCCTGCAAGGAGACCTACCCCGCACTGCTTCTCttccactctcccccacccccacgtccCCACCCCTCACTGCATTCCAGATACCACAGGTTCTCTTAAGGTCTCTGTGTCAAAAGCCATGGTCCCAGCCCCATTCTTCCACTTCTTACCAACTCGCTCCCCAAGATCCAGTAAGTTCAGCTTAATTAACACCCCTAAAACTTCACCCTCTGAGGGTGCTGCTCTACAGAGCAGTGGGGGATTGACCCCCAAAGTGGCCCTGGGCATGATGCCTTTGCACACACCTGTGCTATGTCAGTGAGAACATAAGCTCTACATAATTGTCCAGTGGTCCATTCTGTCCTTCTGAGACACTGAGCTAGCCAAGGGCAGCTCTGTTTGTCTCCATATTACCAGTGCCCACAAGGATGTATCCTGAGGGCAGGCTATGTGAGCCgaatgtataaataaaagcagaatggcAGCTAGTGGGACTGAGCCAGGGGTAACTGGACTGTTACCGAGATTTCCTGCTTCCTTTTTGTCATTCCTCAAAATCCGTGGAAAATGTGGAAAGCTTAGTCCTGGGTTGAGAAGAAGGACACATACACTTGTGCCGCTGGTCATAACGCTCAGCATACGAGGGCTCAAGTCCTGGGCTCCTTGGTCCACAACTGCCTGAGGCGGAGCCTTCTTCTGTTTCCACAGAATCAGTAAATGTCCAGCTGGGGGCAGCCTGAGCTGATGGGGTTGAGCAGATGTGTCTGTGCTTCAGCAAAGAGAGGGGAGCCGGAAGACAGGATAGAGGTGGACAAAGAGACCCACGGCGGGCAGCTGATGGGAACCGGGCTCATGAGGAGGAAGCGTCCACAAACCCTGAGAGGGGCTCTGTGACTCATTTGACCTCAGGGCCTCTCCTTCCTTGTTTTTCCAGACGCTTCCTCCCCGCCTGCTCACCCCTGGGTGAGCCATTCAGGTCAGGTGCAGAGACGAGGGGCAGTGTTGCAGTGCGCACCGAATGCCCACGGGGGGGCGTGTTCACTGCGTCTGCGGGACAGGCCCGCTTTGGGGGCGTCGTGGGGGAGAGAGGACGTGCAGGTTGGGGAGACTCCTGCACAGAGCAGGGGGCAGGACAGCATACCCCCAACCCCCGGCGCTACTCCAGAGAGTTTCCGGTGCCCGCCTGCTCTCGGCTTGGGGAACAGTGGACCAGAGAAGAAGGATCCACAGATGAACGAGGAAACAAGGCCCGaagcctctgcactgacacacACTTGGTTTGGGTTGTGGTTTGCtcaggctccctgccctcccgccGCAATGTCCTGCGGGCAGAGCCAGCAGCAGTGCTGGCCCCCTCCCAAGTGCCCCCCGAAAAGCCCAGCACAGTGCtcgcccccagcccccccccccaactgtgcTCCAGTCTCCGAGGGCGTCTGTGGCCGCAGCTCTGGAGGTGGCTGCTGCCTGGGTCACCGCAGGCGCCACGGATCCCGCAGATGCCGGCGCCACAGCTCCAACTCCTGTGACGGTGGCGGTGGGCTGCAGTCCGGGGGTTCCTGGTGTGGCCATGGCTCTGGGGGCGGCTGCTGACCCTGGTCATGAGATTAAGTAAAagcatttggggggaaaaattcCAAAATGACTGAAAGCCACCTGAGGGGGTGCATCTTcttcctgtcccctctctctggcaGAGATACTCCTTAGATTTCAGAGTATTCCCCCAGAGGGTGTATCTCCAGACCTCCAGAGGGAGGTCTCCAGGAGGTCAAAGCTTCCCCTCTCCTTTATGTCCCTGTGAAAAAACAAAGCTTCTCATTAGCATTGCAACCTTTGTCTAACATGTCCAAGTCTTTGCCCCAACAGGTCTTCTCCTGTCTCAGGAACAGAAACATAGCCATTCAtacccacctccccagctcacaaGAACCTTTGGGGGTTTGTGCATTACATAGAAGGGGGTTAGGCAGAGGTATTGGTGAAGACAGATTGGTGAAAGCCTGGAGTTTTCCTGTGTGAAATGAGGTGAGATCTAATGTGATGTTGGGAGGCCCAGGGTCTGCTTACCGAGTTCCTATAAGAACATGGTTCTGAGCTCCCTGACTGAATGACGGGGTGAGAGGGACAGGGAATCAGAAGTGGGCAAAGAAGAATAAGACCAAAGTGGATGGTGGAGGAGAGCATTAAGCCACCCATCAAATGAAGACCAAGAAAGGAGAGGTTGCAGTGTATAAAAAGTGAAGAATTTGAAATGGGGGACAGGGGAAAAGACTGCCAAGGGAGGGGTTCTAAGGGTGTGGGCCTGGCAGATGCACGATGGAGAGCCTGGGTCGATGGGGAGGAGCACtgtgaagaagaggaggaagtgggggCAGCAAAGATGTCCCATGACTGCAGGGTCCTGCTCGTATCAGGGTCAAAACATACGAGGCCTACTTCCATCATGATTCCTGATGTTTTACCTGACTCAGTTTCCAAAGACTCCCTTTGAATGGAGGAAAACCTACTTCTTCACCCTCCTCTGGTCTGTGGTCCCCATCACATGCAGCATAGGGCTGTTCTCTGGGcagcagaagagaagggaaaaacccAGGTTGTCTGGGAAGGGGAAGGTGGGTAGTGGAGCGGTACAAATGCAGCCCACAGTCAGATAGTGTTCAAGTGGAGAATCTTTATGATTCCACAAGGCCAGAGACAGTGGCATAAGTTGGGATAACACAGACCTCTGGAGAGCAAAAGGAATGAGCTTCATGGGCCAGTTCAGACCCTTAAGGGTGCCATCGTGAAAGCTCAACCCCAGAtgtggcagagaggaagaggaagagaagctcCAGACTGGGACAGGCATGTGCTTCCTTGTTTCCTCCAACTCTGATGCTCTGTGGTCCTCATGACACAGGAGAatagcccctccccctgcagggcCACAGCAGCAACTGTGGCCTCCAGAATGCTCTTATGGTGCTGTCAGTAGCATTTGTGGGTCTCATAGTGGCTCAGGGAGCAGCTTCCCCTAGAACTGGAATCACaacagaaagagaggtagagccAGACTTCTAAAGGATATTTGAGGTTAGGCAGTTGGGACAGGCTGACACTGCTATTGATTTATCCTGACAGGACTTCTCAGTCCAGTAATACTggaggaaataaagaataaagtaatCCATTACCTCACGTTGATACAGgagtataaatgtaaaaattactaTAAACCCTGTCCTGTTGCCCCTTTACCACTATTGCAGATCCTGACCCTATGACCCTCAGCCCACAGTTTAGGTCATCTACAGGCAGCAGGGAAATAGAAAGGGTGTCAGGCAGAAATGACCTGGCTCAATATGATTACTGATCAATcccaaaattttctttcttacttctttGATTTAGGCAGGAAAAAAGGTGCTGAGACATGGAGAGTGGTGACAGTGATAAGTTATAATCTGAGTAGCAGATCTTTAGGTCCAGGCCTTCAACATTTCCTCATTAGATGGCCAGATGTTTTTCTGATAGCAGGGAAGTCCCTCCATGGCCCAAAAATATCTGGCCCTGACCCTCAGGACTTTTGAAGGCtagtttttcattcattcattcattcattcattcaaacatgAATTGAGTGCACACTTCAGAAATGTATACAACAGTTCCCACTCTTGAGAATCTTACAGTGCAGCAGGCATAGTGCAGAGTGATGAGTAACAAAGTTATTATGAGCTAGAATGATACCTGCTATAATGTAAGTGTGTAGGAATTCCAGAGGACTTATGTCATAGCCTTTGGTATCAATTTCCCGTTGccctgacaggagtgaggtgtcCAGACATTGTAACTAGTCTCACTTGTGGGTGGTGGGTGAGGTCTTTGGCCTTCAAAATGGCTTTTGAATAGGAGGCAGAAGCTGAGATGTCCTGTGGTGGTCCCGTTAAGGTTGTTTAAAAGAACACAGGGGACCCAAGAGCCAGGAATGCCTGGGCAGGAAGTTTCTtggaagaaggaggaaataaagcTGCCATCTGAGGGAAGTTGAATCTGAAAGGGGAGGAAACTAAGATAATGGGAGGCAGGACAGTGTGCTAACTAAGAACATAGACATTGGAGTCAAAAATcccatccttcctcttctcttttaaaTAGGAAGATAAAGCTAGAAAcgtctaagaaaaaaaaacaaagctaaaaccACAACCATTACAGGCAAAATGAACCAGAGATGTTGGAATTAAAAGCAGAGCCAGAGATTAGCAGTCTACACTTGGCAATGTGGCAAGACTCGCAAATCTAACTATGTTGTTTGTGCTATTGATCAAAGAGTCATGGGAGTGGTCAGAGATAGGGATGCTCATGTCCTATTGGCCAGAAAGCTTTGGGGGAAAAGGAAGATGAGATTTGAATAACAATTGGtggaaataataatgatgtgATTGGTAATAGAAGTGGCTGATATCATTTTACTAGTGTTTCTGGTAGATATATAttagttttgtaatattttctcactgtactttattttagtttcctaggatgaaataataatttaacgTGACATAGGTAAAAACCTTTGATATCTTTGACAGGACGTTATCATTGCAATAATGATTCTAGGTACATCAGAGCTACAGGACCAGCCATCCTCTTCAAAACTTGAATATATTACAACCATGGCCAAAGCTGAGTCCTTTAAAAACACTGTGGGAACACAAGTTTACACTGGGGCTCCAGTAATAAGTAATGTGAACTGGAGAGAGGACGAGGATAGTGTTCAATACCCCCATATGatagtttttttaacttttcccaaAATTCTTTGGCATGTATCTCATTGAGAGATGGGGACTGTATTCTCCCCTTTTGAATCTAAGCAGGCTTGTGATTGCTTTAACCTACCAAATATGGTAGAAATGATGCCATGTGACTTCTGCATGACAAAAGGTCATGCAGATCTCATCTGGTGCTCTTGGGAGGCTCTCCCTGGGAGGTGTCCCTGGGGAACACCAGGTATCTTGTAAGAAGTCTCAGGACAACCCTATAATGTCAGAGAGGCCATGTATAGGTGCCAGCTGTAGAtcccccagctgacagccagaaTCAATAGCCAGCCATCTGAGTGAGCCTTCTTGGGTGTCCAGCCCAGTCAAACCTTCAGGTGACCACAGTTCCAGTCGACATCTAACTATAAATACTTGAAAGACTCAAAAGAGAATTGCCCAGCTGACCCCTTCCTGAATTCTTGACCCACAAAACTGTTAGAAAACTGCAGTAGTTGTTTCACACCACTAAAGTTTGAGGTGGTTTGTGATGCAACAATAGTAAGCAGGGCCCCCACTAACCTTTTTCCATTAATGacttgtctttctccctctagTATTGTTGGCTCTGCTGAGGGGTCCATTGTCACTAGATGCCCTTGTTAACTCCCACACAATTCAACATCTTCATGCCTCAGATTTTGCCAAGGCTGAGTTTATCCCACCTATGCTGGTGCCCAGCACACACCAGATGAGAACCCAGCTTGTCCATTTCGTCAACTGTAACAAAATGCTAGCAACAGAAATTggtttctcatagttctggaggctgggaagtgcaAGGCCAAGGCACCAACAGACTGTCTGGTGGGCACCCACTTTCTAGATGGCCATTTTTTTCTGCAACCTCACATGGATGAAGAtatggggtctcttttataagggcactaatcccatggGACTTCATCACCTCCCAAATGCTCCACCACCTAACACCATCactctgggggttaggacttcaaaatatgaatttaggGGATGCCGGAGttcagctccagcaggtccagagttcccgaaggatgaacagcatcagtgaaaaagtgaaaataaaacaaaactaaaataaaaaactaaaataaaaactacaataaaaagctaaaataaaagcaaaaaataaaaatggacacagacaacagcagtgtgttgaactggctgaTTTATTCCagtaaacgtggcattatatatgctagtgatttccttgtagcataagtcatctatgtttttctaacattacctaattttgaaaatgttcctatgtataaacaacctttaagaaataacatggtgattttcccctaactttcctgcataccctttgattatagatcaatttcttacattattccattatgcatctgcgtttatctataatctacaaagcatttgctttgctgttcttgtgaaaggccctccatttcctaacacctcaagtggaacagttacagggacatgacctcctaaccacatgaggccagaagaacaatgtgtttgccttGGTCCAaggtgccagaaaggggctgaaaaagccttagaaactcatgcctcatacattctcagagagacaaggcacctaggaactaatgaaccattctgtaccttaaccaactaggttcagtcatcatctggaatgcctccgggggccaggtgggcctaggggttgaagtcacctgtgcccagagatacactccttagttgccggagtggggctttcaaatccatatgtctttcctttacaggccctctttgctggcaaatgtataaggctatccttcctgtaagtggAGTCTCCttaggggatggcaagggctaaacgtaaggcTGCACAATTTCTGGtggaactttattttcttccctaatagttcttttcccagggggcctgccgagggcaattccccaacagacaataccccaggtactttaataaggccaaattacctaaaagcgggagtacaagaagcttcactgtcggtgggccgccctgcagtcaccaatccgtccaaagcccgggccctgccactcgGGCTGGGATAGCTGGGCTTCCAGCAGGGGGAGACATAAATATTGAGACCATAGCACACTGGATGCACACCAAGAAAATCAGTCCCTACCTGCAAAGTCCCCACTTGTGTGTCTGCTCCAAGTGAGTAGCAACTTTGTCTGGTTCCCATTGTATCCCCACTGCCTAGAATGGCAGGTGGCACGCAACACATGCTTAGTAAGTATTTGTGTTATGAATGACTGAAAAAATGAATTGATGGTCCCAGGATGGCTTGATACAACCCTAACCAAGTATAAAGAATGGATTTTTCCTCCAGCTACTGGAGACAATGTTTAGTGTTGGAACCATGCCTAATTACATCTGACTTCCTGTGACTGCTCTAGTGTCTCATGTCTGAACTATATTCATTGaccctgcttctttctttcttcaaccAGATTAGATATACCAACAGCAGGAATCCTTGGAAGCTTCTGAATTTCAgactttgttctttcattcttcaTAATAAATGCCAATAAACACTAACATTTAAGTAATTTTCTGCATTATTTACATGCATTAACATAATCT
Above is a window of Panthera uncia isolate 11264 chromosome C1 unlocalized genomic scaffold, Puncia_PCG_1.0 HiC_scaffold_4, whole genome shotgun sequence DNA encoding:
- the LOC125913394 gene encoding late cornified envelope protein 3A-like, whose protein sequence is MSCGQSQQQCWPPPKCPPKSPAQCSPPAPPPNCAPVSEGVCGRSSGGGCCLGHRRRHGSRRCRRHSSNSCDGGGGLQSGGSWCGHGSGGGC